One window from the genome of Desulfuromonadaceae bacterium encodes:
- a CDS encoding SDR family NAD(P)-dependent oxidoreductase produces MKDNSGEQNIQSAATAPLAIVGIGCLFPQAGDQGTFWTNIKNGADAITEVPATHWRSDDYFDPNPKTPDKVYARCGGFLSPVDFNPREYGVLPNALEAIDTSQLLGLVAVDQALQDAGYTREKDFDRERVSVILGVTGTLELVVPLGARLGHPRWREALKDAGIADAIAADVMQRISDSYVPWQENSFPGLLGNVVAGRISKHFDFGGTNCVVDAACGSSLGALNLAALELAAGKTDMVITGGIDTFNDIFMYTCFSKTPALSPSGHARSFSAEADGTTLGEGLGIVVIKRLADAERDGDKIYALIKGIGSSSDGRGVAIYEPSAEGQQKALRRAYEQSGVDPRTIELIEAHGTGTKVGDTVEVSALKEVFGTADFPWCAIGSIKSQIGHTKAAAGSAGLIKAALALYHKTLPPTIKVTRPQDIISAAHSPFYINTTARPWIPLGDYPRRAGVSALGFGGSNFHCLLEEHHALKTVADWQGDVQLVAFSGPDEATLEKALEAFPTSGAWSDLRLAAAHSRRQFDSRQTCRLILVLEQAQAQPAAQIQGALTMLRTHCGHDAWHTPDGSFFARSEIGGQLAMLFPGQGAQYPGMLKDMALQFPEFLDTFTAADRAFTTNSDGKHGRLTELVYPRTSFDQAGAERNHAKLQATEVAQPALGAVSLAARNVLATFGVVPDAYAGHSYGELTALCCGGYFDSATLHGLSHLRGALMADGEGDRGSMLAVSAPLAQLEGFLADSGLPLVIANRNTPEQGVLSGTTKDIEQAAALLDAQGISYKRLAVAAAFHSELVAAAAEPFGTRLNAIAFSRPATPVYANTTGAPYAQNPDEVRQLLARQLACPVDFVAEIEAMYAAGTRIFLEVGPGARLTAMVRAILAERPHQAFALDASNGKRSGICDLGRALAQLATLGHPVDLNRWDEGYATLRQSRPEQKRGITVSLTGANHFKAPPKRPALPQSATNAGAPAPTSAADAAPFVKAAVAAPDQPAVIADNASLHTALQLTQQSFQALQTLQEQTARLHQQFLSGQESAARSFLQLVEQQNQLLHGQQPPFSSTAPSVPTAPPLQAPPAATLAAAAAADTTAVSSVAQHPPVALDRTEIAATLLAVIAEKTGYPEEMLDLEMTLDTDLGIDSIKRVEILSALQEKLPDAPSVKPENLGVLQTLGQIVAHLAAGRVDAAATRQTIPQVLDSNRVATVLLSVIAEKTGYPLEMLELEMALDTDLGIDSIKRVEILSALQEQLPDAPAVKPEDLGVLQTLGQIVTHLSAASGRSSAPQPVASATGPLNREVVATALLNVIAEKTGYPLEMLELEMALDTDLGIDSIKRVEILSALQDQLPGAPAIKPEHLGTLQTVAQIVDFLASVSGAAEPAPQPGAPFELPSVESGIERKVLKAVPLRTTGRREPIQLPQSSVVWVSDDGSALTTAICQQLNARQLNAQKISIDQLSSLPPAEQLSGLIILTPQSGASAAFLQQAFQLLQLAEPGLKLCADQGGAILATVSRLNGHFALPGGGPVSDPLSGGLAGLAKTAGHEWPTVSCRAFDLATDLEDVEQTAQALLAELLVEGPQEVGFTPDGRITLSLTEESLVGETHDSPVGYGDVVVISGGARGVTAEVAVALAAASHATLLLLGRSAAAHDEPVWLDGLNSEGDIKKALIANSHGPLKPKEVGQQYQQVLDQREIRNTLRRIKEAGGQPIYRCVDLRDAAAVAPVINAIREEYGPIKGLIHGAGVLADRLIKDKTTEQFSQVVATKVAGLENLLAALTGEKLRFMVMFSSSTGRFGRTGQIDYAVANEVLNKMAQQQAARRPDCRVLSLNWGPWDGGMVTPALKKIFAEEGIAVIDLQAGAHYLVEEISTPPGGPVELVILGGRQAASDTNKVSTHENIYVSKAFDLEISIANFPFLASHVIDGKAVLPMAMIIEWMAHGAIHNNPGLRFHGFNDLRILKGVTLEDGQIHTLQVTTGKAFKSGGVHVVPVELSGVTAAGQYFIHSRARMVLAAKLPEAKVAAERQEALAVYAHPVSEIYHTGRLFHGPAFHSIREVIGCCADGIASLVRPAPLPSEWINQPLRNTWLADPLALDSSFQLMILWSFERYQAASLPVFAGRYRQYQDKFPTTGVEVRITVTHQSADKAGAQIDFVDPADSTLIARIEEYECVIDASLNASFQRNKLRGAA; encoded by the coding sequence TTGAAGGATAACAGCGGAGAACAAAACATTCAGTCGGCAGCAACAGCGCCGCTGGCCATTGTCGGGATCGGCTGCCTCTTTCCCCAGGCAGGAGACCAAGGGACATTCTGGACCAATATCAAAAACGGTGCCGATGCCATCACCGAGGTTCCCGCAACCCACTGGCGTTCCGACGATTATTTCGATCCGAACCCCAAAACCCCGGACAAGGTGTACGCCAGATGCGGCGGTTTCCTCTCCCCGGTCGACTTTAACCCGCGGGAATACGGCGTGCTGCCAAACGCGCTGGAAGCGATCGACACCTCGCAGCTGCTCGGTCTGGTCGCCGTCGATCAGGCGTTGCAGGATGCCGGCTACACCCGCGAGAAAGACTTCGATCGCGAACGGGTCAGTGTGATTCTCGGTGTCACCGGCACCTTGGAGCTGGTCGTGCCGCTCGGTGCACGTCTCGGTCATCCACGCTGGCGTGAAGCGCTTAAAGATGCCGGAATCGCCGATGCCATCGCGGCAGATGTCATGCAGCGCATCAGTGATTCATACGTCCCCTGGCAGGAAAATTCCTTCCCCGGACTGCTTGGCAATGTGGTCGCCGGACGGATCAGCAAACATTTTGACTTCGGCGGCACCAACTGTGTCGTTGATGCGGCGTGCGGCAGTTCTCTGGGCGCACTTAACCTTGCCGCGCTCGAACTCGCTGCGGGCAAGACGGACATGGTGATCACCGGCGGGATCGACACATTCAATGACATCTTCATGTACACCTGTTTCAGCAAGACTCCAGCGCTCTCCCCCTCCGGGCACGCTCGCTCCTTCTCCGCCGAGGCCGATGGCACCACCCTGGGGGAAGGGTTGGGAATCGTCGTTATCAAGCGACTGGCCGATGCCGAACGTGACGGCGACAAAATCTACGCCCTCATTAAGGGGATCGGTTCATCCAGTGACGGGCGCGGGGTTGCCATCTATGAGCCAAGTGCTGAAGGGCAACAAAAAGCACTCCGGCGTGCCTATGAGCAGAGCGGTGTCGACCCGCGCACCATCGAACTGATTGAAGCCCACGGCACCGGCACCAAGGTCGGTGATACCGTCGAAGTCTCTGCCTTGAAAGAGGTTTTCGGCACGGCGGATTTCCCCTGGTGTGCGATCGGTTCGATCAAATCGCAGATCGGTCACACCAAGGCCGCAGCCGGTTCCGCCGGACTGATCAAGGCAGCACTGGCGCTCTACCACAAAACGCTGCCACCAACGATCAAGGTTACCCGCCCCCAGGACATCATCAGCGCCGCACATTCGCCATTCTACATCAACACCACAGCGCGTCCGTGGATTCCGCTGGGCGATTATCCGCGCCGCGCCGGAGTCAGTGCGCTCGGTTTTGGCGGTAGTAACTTCCACTGCCTGCTCGAAGAGCATCACGCCCTCAAGACTGTGGCTGACTGGCAGGGCGATGTCCAGCTCGTCGCCTTCAGTGGTCCCGATGAGGCCACCCTGGAAAAGGCGCTGGAAGCGTTTCCGACCAGCGGGGCATGGAGCGACCTGCGCCTGGCGGCGGCCCACAGTCGCCGTCAATTCGATTCACGGCAGACCTGTCGTCTGATTCTGGTGCTGGAACAGGCCCAGGCACAACCCGCCGCGCAGATTCAGGGAGCCCTGACCATGTTGCGCACCCATTGTGGGCACGACGCGTGGCACACGCCGGACGGCAGCTTTTTTGCCCGGAGCGAAATCGGCGGCCAGCTGGCGATGCTCTTCCCTGGTCAAGGGGCGCAATATCCGGGAATGCTGAAAGATATGGCGCTGCAATTTCCAGAATTTCTCGACACATTCACCGCTGCCGATCGGGCCTTCACGACCAACAGCGACGGAAAGCACGGGCGACTGACAGAGCTGGTCTATCCGCGCACCAGCTTTGATCAGGCTGGCGCTGAGCGGAATCACGCAAAACTTCAGGCAACGGAGGTTGCGCAACCCGCCCTCGGTGCGGTCAGCCTCGCTGCACGCAATGTGCTGGCCACTTTCGGCGTGGTGCCCGACGCTTATGCCGGACATAGCTACGGCGAACTGACGGCACTCTGCTGCGGCGGTTATTTTGACAGCGCCACCTTGCACGGTCTGTCCCATCTGCGCGGTGCATTAATGGCCGACGGGGAAGGCGATCGCGGTTCAATGTTGGCGGTTTCCGCTCCCCTTGCACAGCTTGAAGGGTTCCTTGCCGATTCCGGATTGCCCCTGGTTATAGCCAACCGCAACACCCCTGAACAGGGCGTTCTTTCCGGTACGACAAAAGATATCGAGCAAGCGGCAGCACTCCTTGACGCCCAGGGCATAAGCTACAAGCGCCTCGCGGTTGCGGCAGCCTTCCATAGTGAACTGGTGGCCGCCGCCGCAGAACCGTTCGGCACGCGCTTGAACGCGATTGCATTCAGTCGGCCGGCCACTCCGGTTTATGCCAACACCACCGGCGCGCCCTACGCGCAAAATCCCGACGAAGTACGGCAGCTGCTGGCTCGGCAGTTGGCCTGCCCGGTCGATTTCGTCGCCGAGATCGAGGCTATGTACGCCGCCGGTACGCGCATCTTCCTGGAGGTCGGCCCCGGTGCCCGCCTGACCGCGATGGTCAGGGCCATCCTCGCTGAACGCCCCCATCAGGCTTTCGCTCTCGATGCCTCCAACGGCAAGCGTTCGGGAATCTGTGATCTGGGCCGCGCGCTGGCACAACTGGCGACACTCGGTCACCCGGTCGATCTGAACCGCTGGGATGAGGGCTATGCCACCCTGCGCCAATCGCGCCCGGAACAGAAACGTGGCATAACCGTCTCGTTGACTGGTGCCAACCATTTCAAGGCCCCGCCCAAACGACCGGCGCTGCCACAATCGGCAACCAACGCCGGTGCGCCCGCGCCGACGTCCGCGGCAGACGCAGCCCCCTTTGTCAAAGCTGCCGTTGCGGCGCCCGACCAGCCAGCGGTCATTGCCGATAACGCTTCGCTGCATACCGCCCTGCAACTAACCCAACAGAGCTTCCAGGCATTGCAAACGCTGCAAGAACAGACCGCGCGCCTCCATCAGCAGTTTTTGTCCGGGCAGGAATCGGCGGCGCGCTCCTTTCTCCAGCTGGTTGAGCAACAGAATCAGTTGTTGCACGGACAACAGCCTCCGTTCAGCTCGACAGCGCCGAGCGTACCGACCGCGCCACCGCTCCAGGCACCGCCCGCAGCTACGCTTGCGGCAGCGGCCGCCGCTGACACCACTGCCGTTTCTTCGGTCGCCCAACATCCCCCGGTTGCGCTTGATCGCACGGAGATTGCCGCCACGCTACTCGCGGTGATTGCGGAGAAAACCGGCTATCCGGAAGAGATGCTCGATCTGGAGATGACCCTCGATACCGACCTCGGGATCGATTCAATCAAGCGGGTGGAAATCCTTTCCGCCCTGCAGGAAAAACTCCCTGATGCTCCGTCGGTCAAACCGGAAAATCTCGGTGTCTTGCAGACCCTTGGTCAGATCGTCGCCCACCTGGCGGCTGGAAGAGTGGACGCTGCGGCAACGCGGCAGACCATCCCGCAGGTGCTCGACAGTAACCGGGTCGCAACCGTCCTGCTCAGCGTCATTGCCGAAAAGACCGGTTATCCGCTGGAGATGCTGGAGCTGGAGATGGCGCTCGACACCGATCTGGGGATCGATTCAATCAAGCGGGTGGAAATCTTGTCCGCCTTACAGGAACAACTGCCCGATGCTCCGGCAGTCAAACCCGAAGACCTCGGCGTGCTGCAAACCCTCGGTCAGATTGTCACCCACTTGAGCGCAGCAAGCGGGAGAAGCTCGGCGCCGCAACCGGTCGCGAGCGCGACCGGCCCGCTCAACCGGGAGGTTGTTGCCACCGCACTGCTCAACGTTATTGCCGAAAAAACCGGTTATCCGCTGGAGATGCTGGAACTGGAGATGGCGCTCGATACCGATCTGGGGATCGATTCGATTAAACGCGTCGAAATCCTTTCTGCCTTACAGGATCAGTTGCCGGGAGCACCCGCTATCAAGCCCGAACACCTCGGCACCTTGCAGACGGTCGCCCAGATTGTCGATTTTCTGGCCAGCGTTTCCGGGGCTGCCGAACCGGCACCGCAACCGGGAGCGCCTTTTGAACTCCCCTCGGTGGAGAGCGGGATTGAGCGTAAGGTCCTTAAAGCTGTGCCGTTGCGCACCACAGGGAGGCGCGAACCGATACAACTGCCGCAAAGCAGCGTCGTCTGGGTCAGTGATGATGGCAGCGCGCTGACGACCGCGATCTGTCAGCAACTGAACGCCCGGCAGTTGAACGCACAAAAAATCAGCATCGATCAGCTCTCCAGCCTCCCTCCTGCGGAGCAACTGTCCGGGCTGATTATCCTGACGCCGCAGTCCGGTGCCAGTGCAGCGTTTCTGCAGCAAGCGTTTCAACTGCTGCAACTGGCGGAGCCGGGACTCAAGCTTTGCGCCGACCAGGGGGGAGCGATTCTGGCCACGGTTTCACGGCTGAACGGCCACTTTGCCCTGCCCGGTGGCGGGCCGGTCAGCGACCCCCTCTCGGGGGGGCTGGCCGGACTTGCCAAAACCGCCGGACACGAGTGGCCGACAGTCAGTTGCAGAGCTTTCGACCTGGCGACCGACCTGGAAGATGTCGAGCAAACGGCGCAAGCACTGCTTGCCGAACTGCTGGTCGAGGGTCCGCAGGAAGTCGGCTTCACCCCTGATGGACGTATCACCCTCAGTCTGACCGAAGAGTCACTCGTCGGCGAAACACACGATTCACCGGTCGGCTACGGTGATGTCGTCGTCATCAGTGGCGGCGCACGCGGGGTGACCGCCGAAGTCGCGGTGGCTTTGGCCGCTGCAAGCCACGCCACCTTGCTCCTGTTGGGACGCAGCGCCGCAGCGCACGATGAACCGGTCTGGCTCGACGGGCTGAACAGCGAAGGTGACATTAAAAAGGCGCTTATCGCCAACAGTCACGGACCACTTAAGCCCAAAGAAGTCGGCCAGCAATATCAGCAAGTTCTTGACCAGCGCGAAATCCGCAATACCTTGCGCCGCATCAAGGAAGCGGGCGGTCAACCGATCTATCGCTGCGTCGATCTGCGCGACGCCGCTGCCGTCGCTCCGGTGATCAACGCTATCCGCGAAGAATACGGCCCGATCAAAGGGCTGATCCATGGGGCAGGTGTGCTGGCGGACCGGCTGATCAAGGACAAGACCACCGAACAGTTTAGCCAGGTGGTCGCTACCAAGGTGGCGGGACTTGAAAATCTGCTGGCGGCATTGACCGGGGAGAAGCTGCGCTTTATGGTGATGTTCTCGTCATCCACCGGTCGTTTCGGGCGGACCGGTCAGATCGACTACGCCGTCGCCAACGAGGTCCTTAACAAGATGGCTCAGCAACAGGCCGCCCGGCGCCCTGACTGCCGCGTACTGTCTTTGAACTGGGGTCCGTGGGATGGTGGGATGGTCACCCCCGCGCTGAAAAAGATCTTTGCCGAAGAGGGGATCGCGGTGATCGACTTGCAGGCCGGAGCGCACTATCTGGTCGAGGAAATTTCCACCCCGCCCGGCGGCCCGGTTGAGCTGGTCATCCTCGGCGGTCGCCAGGCGGCCAGTGATACAAACAAGGTGTCAACCCATGAAAATATTTATGTCTCCAAGGCTTTCGATCTGGAAATCTCCATCGCGAACTTCCCGTTCCTGGCGTCCCATGTGATCGATGGAAAAGCGGTTTTGCCGATGGCAATGATTATCGAATGGATGGCCCACGGTGCCATTCACAATAATCCGGGATTGCGTTTTCACGGCTTCAACGATCTGCGCATCCTGAAAGGAGTGACACTTGAAGATGGACAGATCCATACCCTTCAGGTAACCACCGGCAAGGCGTTCAAGAGCGGCGGCGTGCATGTCGTGCCGGTCGAACTTTCCGGGGTTACGGCAGCCGGTCAGTACTTTATCCACTCCCGCGCCCGCATGGTGCTGGCAGCCAAGCTCCCGGAAGCCAAAGTCGCTGCCGAGCGTCAGGAGGCATTGGCCGTTTATGCCCACCCGGTGAGCGAAATCTACCACACGGGTCGCCTTTTTCATGGTCCGGCTTTTCACAGTATTCGTGAAGTTATCGGCTGTTGCGCTGACGGCATTGCCTCCCTGGTGCGCCCGGCGCCCCTGCCGTCCGAATGGATTAATCAGCCGTTGCGCAACACCTGGCTGGCTGATCCTCTCGCGCTTGACAGCAGCTTTCAGTTGATGATCCTCTGGAGTTTTGAACGTTACCAGGCGGCCTCCCTGCCGGTCTTTGCCGGACGTTATCGCCAGTACCAGGATAAATTCCCGACCACCGGGGTTGAAGTCCGGATCACGGTTACCCATCAGAGTGCCGACAAGGCGGGGGCGCAAATTGACTTTGTCGATCCCGCCGACAGTACCTTGATCGCGCGTATCGAAGAATATGAATGTGTGATCGATGCGTCGTTAAATGCAAGCTTCCAGCGAAATAAGTTGCGGGGAGCCGCCTGA
- a CDS encoding PfaD family polyunsaturated fatty acid/polyketide biosynthesis protein — translation MVLPCPLESLGNRDFCRDHRLRYAYVGGSMAKGISSVAMVEALAEAGMLGFFGAAGLLPETVEEAINQLQSRVTSGGYGFNLIHSPNEPELENALIDLYLRRGVTLIEASAFLDLTLPLVRYRTHGIYRDANGCIITPNRIIAKISREEVAARFFAPPPERFLHELVATRQLTAEQAQWATQIPMAQDVTVEADSGGHTDNRPALALFPTIQAQKNCCQNSYNYPQPLRLGLGGGIATPAAAAAAFALGADYLVTGTVNQACIESGTCDEVRQMLAETRQADVTMAPSGDMFEMGVKVQVIKRGTMFSMRAAKLYELYRSYNSIEELPAEERLKLEKTIFRKDLDQVWEETRSFFDHRDPRQLAKAERDPKYKLALVFRWYLGQSPVWANRGETTRKLDYQIWCGPAMGAFNEWVKGSLLDPPAQRRVATVAWNILFGAAVLIRANQLKLQGVRLDAEATLVAPLEIDHIKEFLS, via the coding sequence ATGGTCCTCCCCTGCCCGCTTGAGAGTCTCGGTAACCGCGATTTTTGCCGCGATCACCGCCTGCGCTATGCGTACGTGGGCGGGTCGATGGCCAAAGGGATCAGTTCGGTCGCAATGGTCGAGGCGCTGGCCGAGGCGGGCATGCTCGGTTTCTTCGGCGCCGCCGGGCTGTTGCCGGAGACGGTTGAAGAAGCCATCAATCAACTGCAAAGCCGGGTCACATCGGGGGGCTACGGATTCAACCTGATCCACAGTCCCAATGAACCGGAACTGGAAAATGCGCTGATCGACCTTTATTTGCGGCGCGGGGTGACACTGATCGAAGCCTCGGCGTTTCTCGATCTGACCTTGCCCCTGGTTCGCTACCGTACGCACGGCATTTACCGCGATGCCAACGGTTGCATCATCACCCCGAACCGGATCATTGCTAAAATTTCTCGTGAAGAGGTCGCCGCCAGGTTCTTTGCCCCACCACCGGAGCGTTTTTTGCATGAGCTGGTCGCAACACGTCAGTTGACAGCCGAACAGGCACAGTGGGCAACACAGATTCCGATGGCGCAGGATGTGACCGTCGAAGCCGACTCCGGCGGGCATACCGACAACCGTCCGGCACTGGCATTGTTCCCGACCATTCAGGCACAAAAAAACTGCTGTCAAAACAGCTATAATTATCCGCAACCGTTGCGCCTCGGGCTGGGCGGCGGTATCGCCACCCCCGCTGCAGCTGCCGCGGCGTTTGCGCTGGGAGCAGACTATCTGGTCACCGGCACGGTCAATCAGGCCTGCATCGAGTCAGGAACGTGCGACGAAGTGCGCCAGATGCTGGCCGAAACCCGTCAGGCCGATGTCACCATGGCCCCGTCCGGCGATATGTTTGAAATGGGGGTCAAGGTACAGGTCATCAAACGCGGCACGATGTTTTCGATGCGCGCTGCCAAGTTGTATGAACTTTACCGCAGCTATAACAGTATTGAGGAGCTGCCCGCTGAAGAACGGCTGAAGCTCGAAAAAACGATCTTTCGCAAGGATCTCGATCAGGTCTGGGAAGAAACCCGCAGTTTCTTTGACCATCGCGACCCACGCCAGCTGGCCAAGGCCGAACGCGATCCGAAATACAAACTGGCGCTGGTCTTTCGCTGGTATTTGGGGCAATCACCGGTGTGGGCCAATCGGGGCGAAACGACGCGAAAACTCGATTACCAGATCTGGTGCGGTCCGGCGATGGGCGCCTTCAACGAATGGGTTAAGGGGTCGCTACTTGATCCTCCCGCGCAGCGGCGGGTCGCTACAGTGGCATGGAATATTCTTTTTGGGGCGGCGGTTTTGATCCGCGCCAATCAACTTAAACTTCAAGGGGTTCGTCTCGACGCTGAGGCAACACTCGTAGCTCCCCTTGAAATCGACCACATCAAGGAGTTTCTCAGTTGA